A genomic region of Solanum dulcamara chromosome 2, daSolDulc1.2, whole genome shotgun sequence contains the following coding sequences:
- the LOC129880000 gene encoding uncharacterized protein LOC129880000 has product MSSLAAARADNFYYPPEWSPKKGSLNKFHGQHALRERARKIDQGILIIRFEMPFNIWCGGCESMIAKGVRFNAEKKQVGNYYSTKIWSFTMKSACCKHEIVIQTDPKNCAYVIISGAQKKTEDYDAEDAETLVLPVDEDKSKLVDPFYRLEHQEEDLKKKKKAEPLLVRLQRVSDSRHSDDYAMNKALRAKLRGQKRRVAEEEAAAKKTGFGIRLLPPSTEDAAAAASVKFAHKFDRNRRDKRAIIYSGSIFSGSSSSSKHSELESKMRKINASAASKLLVGGFKPSSWSEASVSSKKQRRI; this is encoded by the exons ATG TCTTCACTTGCAGCTGCTAGGGCAGACAACTTTTACTATCCTCCAGAATGGTCTCCCAAGAAG GGCTCACTGAACAAGTTCCATGGTCAACATGCTCTCCGAGAGAGAGCAAGAAAGATAGACCAAGGCATTTTAATTATAAG GTTTGAGATGCCATTTAATATCTGGTGTGGGGGATGTGAGTCGATGATTGCCAAGGGTGTGAGGTTCAATGCTGAGAAAAAGCAAGTAGGAAATTATTACTCTACAAAG ATATGGAGCTTTACTATGAAATCTGCATGCTGCAAGCATGAAATTGTCATTCAAACAGATCCAAAAAACTGTGCGTATGTTATTATTAGTGGAGCTCAAAAGAAGACTGAAGACTATGACGCCGAAGATGCTGAAACCTTGGTTCTCCCAGTAGATGAAG ATAAAAGTAAGTTGGTAGATCCTTTTTATCGCCTTGAGCACCAGGAGGaggacttgaagaagaagaaaaaagctGAGCCTTTACTAGTTCGTCTTCAGCGAGTATCTGATTCTAGACATTCAGATGATTATGCGATGAACAAGGCTCTTCGAGCCAAGCTTAGG GGTCAAAAGAGAAGAGTTGCCGAAGAAGAGGCTGCTGCTAAGAAAACAGGATTTGGTATTAGGTTACTACCACCTTCTACAGAGGATGCTGCAGCTGCTGCAAGTGTTAAATTTGCTCATAAGTTCGATAGGAACAGAAGGGATAAGCGAGCCATCATTTACTCTGGGTCTATCTTTTCTGGATCGTCTAGTTCTTCGAAGCATTCAGAGCTAGAATCTAAGATGAGAAAAATAAACGCTTCTGCTGCATCAAAGCTGCTGGTTGGAGGATTTAAGCCCTCGTCGTGGTCTGAAGCTAGTGTTTCATCTAAGAAACAAAGGAGAATTTAA